One Populus nigra chromosome 16, ddPopNigr1.1, whole genome shotgun sequence genomic window, CTAGAGCCTAATGCATAAATTTtaggtcaattattttttttccctcatcccaagaaataaaaaaaaaaagagatttatgGGAATTAAAACGGCAGTCTCTTTCTTTACTTTGCTGGCAGATGTAGGAAGCAAAACAGGAACAAGATGCACAAAATTAAGGTTAAGAGAACGAGTGGCCCTGATGTgatttcaacaacaacaacaaaaaaaaaaaagctagccAAAAACACCGAAAGAGACAAAAAGCTCGTAGAGTAGGAGTGATTAGTGTAACGTTCAAAGGGAGAGCGTGTCACATCCTTTCTCAAAAATGGACATCTTTACCTCTCTGGCTCTTAACAATGCCAATAAAGCAAGCTTCGCTTATAAAAAGCTAATGCCCTTTTCCTTCTGCAACGTCCtcttctccctccctccctccctccctccctaaGTCCGtctcttctctcattttctttttaagcaaCTTGTtttgtcttctttcctttataGTTTTCTCTAAAAAAGACTGGAAAAAACCATGCTTTCTAGACTAAATAGCACCAGTGTTTGGCTCGAAGATCATAAAGAAGAGCAAGATTCAACAACaaaccacctccaccaccaccacaacaacATTAACAACACTACTGCAGCTGGTTGTGGTGGGGTCATGTTGGAGGGCAGGGAAGAAATGGGTTCTTTTTCTACTTTTAAATCCATGCTTGAAGTGGAAGATGAGTGGTATGtgagtaacaacaacaatactATTCATCAAACCCATCAAGACAGTATCAAAGACCTCACCTTTTCACCAGGTCTTGGTGACCCAGATAATCTCTTGCTTCACCAAGTGGATTCTTCCTCATCTTGTTCACCTTCCTCTTCAGTTTTCAACAACTTGGATCCTTCTCAGGTACATTACTTTATGCATCCAAAACCGTCTTTGTCTTCACTCCTTAATGTGGTTTCTAACAACCCTTTAGAGCATGGGTTTGATTTGAGTGAAATTGGTTACCTTGAGAATCAAGGAACAAACTCAGCTGCAACCGCAAATGTTTCAGCTTTGTTAAACAGGGGAGGTGGGGTTTTGGGAAACTTGGGGAATTTCTCGGATTTGAGTTCAAATAGTCAGATTAGCATTCCTAATTTATGTTCTGATCCACAATTTTCAAGTTCTCGGATGCTTCAGTTACCTGAAAATGGTCCTGGGTTAACTAGTTTTAGAGGGTTTGATGAGAATTCAGGgaatcaattgtttttaaacaGGTCTAAATTGTTAAGGCCTCTTGAAACTTACCCTTCAAGGGGTGCGCAACCTACTTTGTTTCAAAAGAGAGCAGCTTTGAGGAAGAATTTGGGTGATAATGGAGGGAATTTGGGACTTTTGAGTGGGATTGATAGAGATAAAGGGAAGAGTGAAATGACTCAAATTAGTGAAGAGAATGacaagaagagaaaatttaGTGGCGGAGATGATTTTCTCGAGGATGTGAGTATTGATGGGTCGGGTTTGAATTATGATTCTGATGAATTTACTGAGAATACCAAGGTGGAGGAGATTGGTAAGAATGGTGGGATTAGTTCAAAAGCGAATAGTGGTGTtactggtggtggtggtgtggatcaaaaggggaagaagaaggggcTTCCAGCTAAGAATTTGATGGCAGAGAGGAGGCGCCGGAAGAAGCTCAATGATAGGCTGTACATGCTGAGGTCTGTTGTTCCAAAGATCAGCAAAGTAAGAATTTTCCTTCCTCGTCATTTTCCTGTGAATTAGATATTtctttcctgttattttttatccttacaatCATCCAGCATGTTTGTGTTTGCTTGTGTCTGAAGGGaatgtttgtaaattgttttttgaatgaaTAGCATCTTCTGTCTGCATGTTgagaaatggataaaaaaaagtgcATTAATTCCTCTCACATGGACCCTGGTAGAGTTGTTTACTTTCACCATAATTTTTTGGGCCATTGTTAAGGTATTAAAAATTGTCTTCAACATAAAGTTGTTGAATTTcagaatttcttcttcttttcttttcttttttctttcctctgaattggttaaatgttattttgaatTCCTTCTGATGATATATGTTTTCCTATCTTCCATAGACTTAACATTTCTTTCTATCCGTGCCTGTTTGAAGTTTAATGTTCCTAAAACTTCTAAATTGTTTGTATATTTTGCTTTCTTGTCGTGGTATACACATGGATCtcgatttttcatttatttattcacaAGGTTGATTATTAAGTCACTGCTTGCATT contains:
- the LOC133675758 gene encoding transcription factor ICE1-like, coding for MLSRLNSTSVWLEDHKEEQDSTTNHLHHHHNNINNTTAAGCGGVMLEGREEMGSFSTFKSMLEVEDEWYVSNNNNTIHQTHQDSIKDLTFSPGLGDPDNLLLHQVDSSSSCSPSSSVFNNLDPSQVHYFMHPKPSLSSLLNVVSNNPLEHGFDLSEIGYLENQGTNSAATANVSALLNRGGGVLGNLGNFSDLSSNSQISIPNLCSDPQFSSSRMLQLPENGPGLTSFRGFDENSGNQLFLNRSKLLRPLETYPSRGAQPTLFQKRAALRKNLGDNGGNLGLLSGIDRDKGKSEMTQISEENDKKRKFSGGDDFLEDVSIDGSGLNYDSDEFTENTKVEEIGKNGGISSKANSGVTGGGGVDQKGKKKGLPAKNLMAERRRRKKLNDRLYMLRSVVPKISKMDRASILGDAIEYLKELLQRINDLHNELESTPPSSSLTPTTSFHPLTPTPSALPSRIMDKLCPSSLPSPNSQPARVEVRVREGRAVNIHMFCGRKPGLLLSTMRALDNLGLDIQQAVISCFNGFAMDIFRAEQCKEGQDMHPDQIKAVLLDSAGFHGMM